The Phycisphaeraceae bacterium genome includes a window with the following:
- a CDS encoding complex I subunit 1 family protein, which produces MSAQFFVSMLVIAMSLPAIQLTCAYLIMLERKVAAYVQDRFGPNRTNFSFGLNDIWNAIGLGWLFDPKNTMLGLGQALADGLKLLFKEDYTPPHVEKLLFYLAPMLVVVPALLGAAVIPWGGVWDFPGLGSEGNWWIEPGLTFVTIFPADLGVIYLLAVSSLAVYGVALAGYASNNKYSFLGGLRATAQMLSYEIPMALCVLIMIIYFQSASTNEMTLLQADSAWGILAHPLLAIIFFTCGLAECNRAPFDLAEAEQELVGGFHTEYSSLRWALFFLAEYMHMITSSAFFVLLFLGGADLLPFINFVPRVNDGTFFGLFAEGSLIGGILLVGMQATIYAVKVLILLWLMMMIRWTLPRFRFDQLMKLAWRGMIPLMLVMLLVVTVMVALDITAWWAYLLANIIVAVVAPFLSALLPKDPPVNRRIPLAGSRFSPINEI; this is translated from the coding sequence GTGAGCGCCCAGTTCTTCGTCAGCATGCTCGTGATCGCCATGTCGCTGCCCGCGATCCAGCTCACCTGCGCCTACCTCATCATGCTCGAGCGCAAGGTCGCCGCCTATGTGCAGGACCGCTTCGGCCCCAACCGCACCAACTTTTCCTTTGGTCTCAATGACATCTGGAACGCCATCGGCCTCGGCTGGCTCTTCGACCCAAAGAACACCATGCTCGGCCTCGGCCAGGCCCTCGCTGACGGCCTCAAGCTCTTGTTCAAGGAAGACTACACCCCGCCTCACGTCGAAAAACTCCTGTTCTATCTCGCGCCGATGCTCGTCGTTGTCCCGGCACTCCTTGGCGCTGCCGTCATCCCTTGGGGCGGCGTCTGGGACTTCCCCGGCCTCGGCTCCGAGGGCAACTGGTGGATCGAACCCGGGCTGACTTTCGTGACGATCTTCCCCGCTGACCTGGGCGTGATCTATCTCCTCGCGGTCTCGTCGCTGGCCGTCTATGGCGTCGCGCTGGCCGGCTACGCATCGAACAACAAATACTCGTTCCTCGGCGGGCTTCGCGCGACCGCCCAGATGCTCTCCTACGAGATCCCGATGGCCCTCTGCGTGCTCATCATGATCATCTACTTCCAGTCGGCCTCGACGAACGAGATGACGCTCCTCCAGGCCGACTCCGCATGGGGAATCCTCGCCCACCCGCTGCTGGCGATCATCTTCTTCACCTGCGGACTTGCCGAGTGCAACCGTGCTCCCTTCGATCTGGCTGAGGCCGAGCAGGAACTCGTTGGCGGGTTCCACACCGAGTATTCCTCGCTCCGCTGGGCGCTTTTCTTCCTCGCTGAATACATGCACATGATCACCTCGAGTGCCTTCTTCGTCCTCCTGTTCCTGGGAGGGGCCGACCTGTTGCCGTTCATCAACTTCGTGCCTCGCGTCAACGACGGAACCTTCTTCGGCCTCTTCGCCGAAGGCTCGCTCATCGGCGGGATTCTTCTCGTTGGGATGCAGGCGACCATCTACGCCGTCAAAGTCCTCATCCTCCTCTGGCTGATGATGATGATCCGCTGGACGCTGCCGCGCTTTCGCTTCGACCAGCTCATGAAGCTCGCCTGGCGTGGCATGATCCCGCTGATGCTCGTCATGCTCCTGGTCGTCACCGTGATGGTCGCCCTCGACATCACCGCGTGGTGGGCGTACCTGCTGGCCAACATCATCGTGGCCGTGGTCGCCCCGTTCCTCAGTGCGCTGCTGCCAAAAGACCCGCCGGTCAACCGCCGGATCCCACTCGCTGGCTCGCGGTTCTCCCCGATCAACGAAATCTGA
- the lepB gene encoding signal peptidase I, with translation MTEKRTDESIKETLESLVIAFVLAFVFRAYVVEAFVIPTGSMAPTLLGQHVRVMSEQSGYGYEVDVPEIPQMIERFRQVGPLDPMTGAPSRMINPAVSPGDRILVLKYLYEFAEPRRWDVVVFKDPKDPKTNFIKRLIGLPEEEIAILDGNLYTREAGKTSDRDWRIARKSDRPKVQNAVWQPIYHSQYVPLDEGSRSRRGSGAPGWENPWKPSEASAWEVDNQRMFRLRSDEGALRFDFAAGNYGEHWARYAYNQFSPETTDEQIEDIRLSVHLTPNEAGQEVWLETTARLDDPAMRDERLRVTVASDGTVLLEAPDREDQGRRLLTQGKIDPLEGKHDVHLEWWVVDQQVILWMDGDQILTWSFELPLEDLMRRGAPDELPSIALGMSGGSAVIHRIELDRDLYYSSSLSRGPIYARSGLIRVSTAVQGSPLTLGPDEFFCVGDNGPRSNDGRYWTDVDPWVETRYFDPQADGRGIVPRRLLVGKAFFIYFPAPYAVAGNRWNVIPNFGDMGFIH, from the coding sequence ATGACCGAGAAACGCACGGACGAGTCGATCAAGGAAACACTCGAGTCGCTGGTGATCGCTTTCGTCCTGGCGTTCGTGTTCCGGGCGTATGTCGTCGAGGCCTTTGTGATCCCGACGGGGTCGATGGCACCCACGCTTCTGGGCCAGCACGTCCGTGTGATGTCGGAGCAATCGGGCTACGGCTACGAGGTGGATGTCCCCGAGATCCCGCAGATGATCGAGCGGTTTCGGCAAGTCGGCCCGCTGGACCCGATGACCGGGGCCCCGTCGCGGATGATCAACCCGGCCGTCTCGCCCGGCGACCGGATTCTGGTGCTCAAGTATCTTTACGAGTTTGCTGAGCCCCGCCGATGGGACGTGGTGGTGTTCAAGGACCCGAAAGACCCGAAGACCAACTTCATCAAGCGACTGATCGGGTTGCCGGAAGAGGAGATCGCGATCCTCGACGGGAATCTCTACACCCGTGAGGCGGGGAAGACCTCAGACCGCGACTGGCGGATCGCACGGAAATCAGACCGACCGAAAGTGCAGAACGCGGTCTGGCAGCCGATCTATCACTCGCAGTACGTCCCGCTGGATGAGGGCTCGCGTTCCCGACGAGGCTCGGGTGCTCCGGGTTGGGAGAACCCATGGAAACCTTCCGAGGCTTCAGCGTGGGAGGTGGACAACCAGCGCATGTTCCGTCTGCGTAGCGATGAGGGAGCCCTGCGGTTTGATTTCGCAGCGGGCAACTACGGCGAACACTGGGCACGGTACGCTTACAACCAGTTCTCGCCCGAGACAACCGATGAGCAGATTGAAGACATCCGGCTGTCGGTTCACCTGACACCCAATGAGGCTGGCCAGGAGGTGTGGCTGGAGACAACCGCACGGCTGGATGATCCGGCCATGAGAGATGAGCGACTGCGAGTCACAGTTGCATCCGATGGCACCGTGCTGCTGGAAGCTCCCGATCGAGAGGACCAGGGACGCCGGTTGCTCACCCAGGGGAAGATCGATCCACTTGAGGGAAAACACGATGTCCACCTCGAATGGTGGGTGGTGGATCAGCAGGTGATTCTGTGGATGGACGGCGATCAGATCCTGACATGGTCCTTCGAGTTGCCTCTGGAAGACCTGATGCGTCGCGGGGCGCCTGATGAGCTACCGTCCATTGCTCTGGGGATGTCAGGAGGCTCAGCGGTCATTCATCGCATCGAACTGGACCGCGATCTGTACTACAGCTCATCGCTGAGTAGAGGTCCGATCTACGCCCGTAGCGGCCTGATTCGTGTGAGCACAGCGGTTCAGGGAAGCCCGTTGACGCTCGGGCCGGATGAGTTCTTCTGCGTGGGCGACAACGGCCCTCGGAGCAACGACGGGCGTTACTGGACCGATGTCGATCCCTGGGTCGAGACCCGGTACTTCGATCCTCAGGCGGACGGGCGTGGGATCGTGCCCCGGCGGTTGCTGGTCGGAAAAGCCTTCTTCATCTACTTCCCCGCCCCATACGCCGTCGCTGGAAATCGATGGAACGTCATCCCGAACTTTGGGGACATGGGCTTTATCCACTAG
- the ilvN gene encoding acetolactate synthase small subunit, with product MDPNSTRHIIAALVTNEPGVLSQVAGMFAARGFNIDSLVVGRTENHEISRMTIVVVGDAAVLEQVRKQLMRLVPVVKVVDYQNVPHVERDLLLVQVATASDTHKRTELIELANLFRARIVDVSDDRLMIELSGTEEKLEAFIRLVEPFGVLELARTGVIAMPRGASAPMSRRPGMIAAGVSGPTIDDADLPPG from the coding sequence ATGGACCCCAACAGCACCCGTCACATCATTGCCGCCTTGGTTACGAACGAGCCGGGTGTCCTCTCGCAGGTCGCCGGGATGTTCGCCGCCCGTGGTTTTAACATCGATTCCCTCGTGGTTGGCCGGACAGAGAACCACGAGATCTCTCGAATGACCATCGTGGTCGTCGGCGATGCCGCGGTTCTCGAACAAGTACGCAAACAGCTCATGCGCCTGGTGCCGGTCGTCAAGGTGGTGGACTACCAGAACGTCCCGCACGTCGAGCGAGACCTGCTGCTCGTGCAGGTGGCAACGGCCAGCGACACCCACAAACGGACCGAGCTGATCGAGCTGGCCAACCTGTTCCGTGCCCGGATCGTGGACGTCTCAGATGACCGCCTGATGATCGAGCTGTCGGGTACCGAAGAAAAGCTCGAGGCGTTTATCCGCCTGGTCGAGCCCTTTGGTGTGCTTGAGCTGGCCAGGACTGGCGTGATCGCGATGCCACGGGGGGCTTCCGCCCCGATGAGCCGACGCCCCGGCATGATCGCGGCAGGCGTCAGTGGGCCGACCATCGACGACGCCGACCTGCCGCCGGGCTAA
- a CDS encoding aspartate 1-decarboxylase gives MLSGKIHRATITQCDPDYVGSITIDADLLEATGMLPNEKVLVACMDNAARFETYIIHGERGTGVIGINGAAAHLVEAGQRVIIMSFGQYQPSELEDHDARVVVVDEQNRVSQLLSYASRLTDPALDAGV, from the coding sequence ATGTTGTCAGGCAAGATCCACCGTGCCACGATCACCCAGTGTGATCCGGACTATGTGGGGTCCATCACCATCGACGCCGATCTACTCGAAGCCACTGGCATGTTGCCCAACGAGAAGGTGCTGGTCGCCTGCATGGACAACGCCGCCCGCTTCGAGACCTACATCATTCATGGGGAACGAGGCACAGGCGTCATCGGGATCAACGGGGCCGCAGCCCACCTGGTCGAAGCTGGGCAGAGGGTCATCATCATGTCCTTCGGGCAGTACCAGCCCTCGGAGTTGGAGGATCACGATGCACGGGTCGTAGTGGTCGACGAGCAGAACCGTGTCAGCCAGTTGCTCAGTTACGCCAGCCGACTCACGGACCCCGCTCTGGATGCTGGCGTTTAG
- a CDS encoding ATP-binding protein, with protein MLKPIRISLANKCQLLFGAAVVLILTAALIVVAMRMQALVEAAPLERARDFATAWLNNHIRLGNALLTLEEGGQGLPPDRDFGLTLIEDFEFSRAAEMDGFLAGAIERFSTTRRHQAFGDAEDSSGERYYRYARAIRAADLASAQHLDVPTRDDEATEIGPPEMILLIQLRDDRVASEAVTNRIYLVGAGVLSGLLAIAVFWFITTRIILSPVRVLRDYAAKVSQGDLNLRSDINTGDEFEELSDVFNTMLESIKEKQQRLGEANKSLDLKLGELAASNLALYESNKLKGEFLANVSHELRTPLNSILGFAEVLSDSLSTRSGPVDEKRKRYASNILASSRHLLNLINDMLEIAKIEAGRVEVRIAPVSIDDLTEGLINLMRLQAEKRSIAIKRKIERDLPIIETDASKLQQVLFNFLANAVKFTPDMGSIMMSASLIPEIPHTKPAQVRISVTDTGPGIALEDQQRIFEKFTQLDPTVTKEHGGTGLGLTICSELANLLGASIEVDSETGKGATFSLVVPVKYARQAPERGKARFTPVGVLTGEL; from the coding sequence ATGCTCAAACCGATCCGGATCAGCCTGGCGAACAAATGCCAGTTGCTCTTCGGCGCGGCGGTGGTGCTGATCCTCACTGCGGCACTCATCGTGGTGGCCATGCGGATGCAGGCCCTGGTCGAAGCCGCCCCGCTCGAGCGTGCGCGCGACTTCGCCACAGCCTGGCTCAACAACCACATCCGGTTGGGCAATGCGCTGCTTACGCTGGAAGAAGGCGGACAGGGCTTGCCCCCCGATCGTGACTTTGGGCTCACGCTCATCGAAGACTTCGAGTTCAGCCGTGCAGCCGAGATGGACGGCTTCCTCGCCGGGGCGATCGAACGATTCAGCACCACCCGCAGGCATCAGGCCTTCGGTGATGCAGAGGATTCTTCGGGGGAACGCTACTACCGCTACGCCCGAGCCATCCGTGCCGCAGACCTCGCGAGCGCACAGCACCTCGACGTCCCAACACGGGATGACGAGGCCACTGAGATCGGCCCGCCTGAGATGATCCTGCTGATCCAGCTCCGTGACGATCGAGTGGCGAGTGAAGCCGTTACCAACCGGATCTATCTTGTCGGTGCTGGCGTGCTCTCTGGCTTGCTCGCGATCGCGGTGTTCTGGTTCATCACCACGCGGATCATCCTCTCGCCGGTTCGCGTGCTCCGCGATTACGCCGCAAAAGTCTCGCAAGGCGACCTCAATCTCCGCTCGGACATCAACACCGGGGATGAGTTCGAGGAACTGTCAGATGTATTCAACACCATGCTGGAGTCGATCAAAGAGAAACAGCAGCGGCTCGGCGAGGCGAACAAGAGCCTGGACCTGAAGCTCGGCGAGCTGGCCGCGTCGAATCTAGCGTTGTACGAATCGAACAAGCTCAAAGGCGAGTTCCTCGCCAACGTCAGTCACGAGCTAAGGACGCCGTTGAACTCGATCCTGGGTTTCGCCGAGGTTCTCAGCGACTCGCTCTCGACCCGATCGGGACCGGTTGATGAGAAGCGCAAGCGCTACGCCTCGAACATCCTCGCATCGTCGCGTCACCTCCTGAATCTGATCAACGACATGCTTGAAATCGCTAAGATCGAGGCGGGACGCGTGGAGGTTCGCATCGCACCGGTCTCGATCGATGACCTGACCGAAGGGCTCATCAACCTGATGCGCCTTCAGGCTGAGAAGCGATCCATTGCCATCAAGCGAAAGATCGAGCGCGACCTGCCGATCATCGAGACCGACGCGAGCAAGCTCCAGCAGGTCCTGTTCAACTTCCTCGCCAACGCCGTGAAGTTCACCCCGGATATGGGGTCGATCATGATGTCGGCTTCGCTGATCCCCGAGATCCCGCACACCAAGCCGGCGCAGGTGCGCATCTCAGTCACAGACACAGGGCCGGGTATCGCGCTCGAAGATCAGCAGCGGATCTTTGAGAAGTTCACGCAGCTCGATCCGACCGTCACCAAAGAACATGGCGGGACCGGGCTTGGACTCACCATCTGCTCGGAGCTGGCCAACCTGCTCGGCGCTTCGATCGAAGTCGATTCGGAGACAGGAAAAGGTGCGACCTTCTCGCTGGTGGTGCCCGTGAAATACGCGAGACAGGCACCCGAGCGCGGCAAGGCACGGTTCACGCCCGTGGGCGTGCTGACCGGCGAGCTATAG
- a CDS encoding FemAB family PEP-CTERM system-associated protein, whose protein sequence is MIQIYPRLTPSIRDEVVTFLVHADRSAPEHHPAWLEALRAGLGHQPQMLIDRSSPSADIRGILPLAWVRSRLFGRFLVSLPYLNRAGVLADGPDSEQRLIDAASRQARDGRADYLELRHADGLIEHQDLTQTRDDKPRLVLSLPDSDEALWSSLKSKVRNQVRKSERFDPLVRFGRAELLDAFYSVFAVTMRDLGTPVYPRRFFHGILDALPEHAELAVLTLDQVPVAGALLIHDPVHHRTTQVPSAACLRTANPTNANMALYRALLKRAIGRGATEFDFGRSTIDSGTYRFKTQWGAVAQPTAWQQMPLLGSTMAARPDNPKYRSRIETWRRLPVWVTRLIGPPIVRGIP, encoded by the coding sequence ATGATCCAGATTTACCCCCGCCTGACGCCGAGCATCCGCGATGAGGTTGTTACCTTCCTCGTGCACGCTGACCGATCTGCCCCTGAGCATCACCCGGCGTGGCTGGAGGCGCTGCGGGCAGGCCTGGGACATCAGCCTCAGATGCTCATCGATCGTTCGAGCCCTAGCGCAGACATCCGGGGCATCCTCCCGCTCGCCTGGGTCCGCTCGCGGCTATTTGGCCGGTTTCTTGTGAGTCTTCCGTACCTCAATCGAGCCGGCGTGCTCGCCGATGGCCCTGATTCAGAGCAGCGACTGATTGACGCTGCGTCCCGTCAGGCTCGGGATGGCAGAGCCGATTATCTCGAGCTGCGTCACGCAGACGGCCTGATTGAGCACCAGGACCTCACGCAGACTCGTGATGATAAGCCGCGGCTGGTTCTGTCTCTGCCTGACTCTGATGAGGCACTGTGGTCGAGTCTAAAATCTAAGGTGCGAAACCAGGTCCGCAAGTCCGAGCGGTTCGATCCGTTGGTCAGGTTCGGTCGTGCCGAGTTGCTTGATGCGTTCTATTCGGTCTTTGCCGTGACCATGCGCGATCTGGGGACGCCGGTGTATCCACGACGTTTCTTTCATGGGATTCTCGACGCGTTGCCCGAGCACGCGGAGTTGGCCGTCCTGACCCTGGATCAGGTGCCCGTTGCGGGTGCACTGTTGATCCACGATCCGGTGCATCACCGTACGACACAGGTTCCATCGGCAGCTTGCCTGCGCACCGCGAATCCCACCAACGCCAACATGGCGCTTTATCGTGCTCTGCTCAAGCGAGCGATCGGCAGAGGGGCTACTGAGTTCGACTTCGGCCGTTCAACCATCGACTCGGGCACATACCGATTCAAGACTCAATGGGGCGCGGTGGCTCAGCCAACCGCTTGGCAGCAGATGCCGCTTCTGGGTTCGACGATGGCCGCCCGCCCGGACAACCCGAAGTATCGGTCTCGAATCGAGACCTGGCGTAGGTTGCCGGTGTGGGTCACCCGGCTCATCGGCCCGCCAATCGTCCGTGGGATTCCCTGA
- a CDS encoding acyltransferase, which yields MPIAATSSILRALAATAAWVLTRPAAVRYRLGARFFGRDEAFRSVSESLARIPGHRGVWLRRAFTRSILPRVGDRVHIGFMTLFSKTDAELHDAVYLGRFCTVGRVTLEAQVIVADGVQLLSGRHQHSTPADSFQAAPQRFDRITIGRGAWIGANAVVMANVGPGAIVAAGAVVTRPVPAGARVAGVPARVVESKRAKAA from the coding sequence GTGCCTATCGCAGCAACTTCCAGCATACTCCGCGCTCTGGCCGCCACTGCAGCGTGGGTCCTGACCCGACCCGCAGCGGTTCGCTATCGGCTTGGAGCCCGATTCTTTGGGCGAGATGAAGCCTTCCGATCAGTCTCGGAATCCCTGGCCCGGATCCCCGGTCATCGCGGGGTCTGGCTGCGTAGAGCGTTTACTCGTTCGATTTTGCCTCGTGTCGGCGATCGTGTTCACATCGGCTTCATGACGCTGTTTAGTAAGACAGATGCTGAACTCCATGACGCTGTCTATCTGGGGCGGTTCTGCACGGTGGGGCGCGTGACGTTGGAAGCTCAAGTGATCGTCGCGGATGGTGTTCAGCTACTGTCTGGCCGGCATCAGCACAGCACGCCTGCCGACTCTTTTCAGGCTGCTCCTCAGCGGTTTGACCGGATCACTATTGGCCGTGGTGCGTGGATCGGGGCTAACGCGGTGGTCATGGCGAACGTTGGTCCCGGAGCGATCGTCGCAGCGGGTGCCGTGGTCACTCGTCCGGTCCCAGCAGGTGCTCGAGTGGCGGGCGTCCCGGCCCGAGTCGTCGAATCGAAGCGGGCTAAGGCCGCGTAA
- the ychF gene encoding redox-regulated ATPase YchF — translation MEAGIVGLPNVGKSTLFNALTAAGIASENYPFCTIEPNVGVVPVPDGRLKRIESHIKTQKVIPAALRLVDIAGIVRGASEGEGLGNKFLTHIRNVDAILQVVRCFEDPDITHVDGKVDPIRDIDTIATELLLADLQTVESSKDKAARNARSGDKEAKARVELLSRCQEALDDSQPVRSLDLDPDEQKLLRSFGLITAKPILFMANVDESDPAGEGPLVQQVRDWASEHGSGGNVVPVCAKLESELAELDEADKQELLEASGLEEPALAVLARETYRLLGLQSYFTAGEKEVRAWTVPIGATAPQAAGVIHTDFERGFIRAEVYSVDDLDELKSEKAIREAGRLRVEGKGYIMQDGDVVHFLFNV, via the coding sequence ATGGAAGCCGGCATTGTCGGACTGCCCAACGTCGGCAAGTCCACTCTCTTTAACGCACTGACCGCCGCTGGCATCGCCAGCGAGAACTATCCGTTTTGCACGATCGAGCCCAATGTCGGCGTCGTTCCGGTGCCCGATGGTCGGCTTAAACGGATCGAGAGCCACATTAAGACGCAGAAGGTGATTCCGGCGGCGTTGCGGCTGGTTGATATCGCGGGGATTGTCCGGGGGGCGTCCGAGGGCGAGGGATTGGGGAATAAGTTTCTCACGCATATCCGCAACGTCGATGCCATCCTGCAGGTGGTCCGCTGCTTTGAGGACCCTGACATCACCCATGTCGATGGCAAGGTCGATCCGATCCGTGATATCGACACCATCGCGACCGAGTTGCTGTTGGCCGATCTCCAGACGGTTGAGTCGAGCAAAGATAAGGCGGCGAGGAATGCGCGATCGGGTGATAAGGAAGCGAAGGCTCGTGTCGAGTTGCTGAGTCGGTGTCAGGAAGCGCTTGACGACAGCCAGCCAGTGCGTTCGCTTGACTTGGACCCCGACGAGCAGAAGCTGCTGCGCTCTTTCGGGCTGATTACGGCCAAGCCGATCTTGTTTATGGCCAACGTGGATGAATCGGACCCTGCAGGTGAAGGCCCGCTGGTACAACAGGTTCGCGATTGGGCGTCAGAACATGGCTCTGGCGGGAACGTGGTGCCGGTGTGTGCCAAGCTTGAATCGGAACTCGCCGAGCTTGATGAAGCGGACAAGCAGGAACTGCTGGAAGCCTCGGGCCTGGAAGAGCCGGCGCTGGCCGTGCTCGCGCGCGAGACGTACCGGCTGCTCGGTCTGCAGTCGTATTTCACGGCGGGTGAGAAAGAGGTTCGTGCCTGGACGGTTCCCATCGGGGCCACGGCACCACAGGCGGCAGGCGTCATCCACACTGACTTCGAGAGAGGGTTCATTCGTGCCGAGGTCTACTCCGTTGACGATCTGGATGAGCTGAAATCCGAGAAAGCCATCCGCGAAGCGGGGCGGCTGCGCGTCGAGGGTAAGGGCTACATCATGCAGGATGGCGATGTGGTGCACTTCCTTTTTAACGTCTAA